A part of Gemmatimonas groenlandica genomic DNA contains:
- a CDS encoding Ig-like domain-containing protein, producing the protein MSRVLLAALGASLPILNACRDSGPTAVPPPGGGPRISSLIASPASLNLQAGQQRSIELIARDSTGQLVVNPQITWRSDAPATATVDASGAIRAISPGTARITASSGSLSALVQVGVSGSAPGIAQWRIARPGFSDVTILGLWDDGAGSSYAVGQGGVMLRSRANGPWVAISLNTTETLTGVWGSSPTDIWIVGAGGVLFHGDGVSFAPVSSGTTTTLLEVWGLAVNDVYIAGDRGVILHYDGTTWTQQATPVTEDLWGIWGANSTNVFVVGNNGVILRSNGTTWQRMTTPSGNPLFDVWGTSVGNVFAVGIFGTILRFDGVQWSTMTAPGRANLFAMRGRAFNDVYAVGNGGATYHFDGTTWRGLSIGSGQNLRAIAPRGDGTLRVAGWWGTVITLRGTGVAATATTELSDPALLSVYGASSGDMFAVGLGGAVYRRAGTSWLQEPVPSVNDLYGISGNGPTDIVAVGDTGSVLRYNGSAWTRESAPTTGLLRAVWSGGGQHVIVGERGTILRSNGTGWSPQQSGTQQFLRGVWGTDPANVYAVGDAGTVLRFDGGRWQSLIVPSTSRLRAVWGSSANDIFVVGDSGTALRYDGVAWERFTPPTTRDLRTLWGRGPTEVYAAGDSGTVLRFTGAGWQTLTTPARGFIYAMFGVPNTPGLALVGEGARIVEGQP; encoded by the coding sequence ATGAGCCGCGTGCTGCTGGCCGCGCTCGGCGCTTCACTGCCGATCCTGAACGCCTGCCGCGACAGCGGTCCGACGGCCGTGCCGCCACCGGGGGGTGGACCACGGATCAGCAGCCTGATCGCCTCACCGGCCTCACTGAATCTGCAGGCGGGTCAGCAGCGCAGTATCGAGCTCATCGCGCGTGATAGCACGGGGCAGCTCGTGGTCAATCCGCAGATCACCTGGCGGAGCGATGCGCCCGCCACCGCCACGGTGGACGCGTCCGGTGCGATCCGCGCGATTTCGCCCGGCACGGCACGGATTACCGCCTCATCGGGCTCGCTCAGCGCACTGGTGCAGGTTGGCGTGAGTGGGTCGGCACCCGGTATCGCGCAGTGGCGCATCGCGCGCCCGGGATTCTCCGACGTCACCATCCTCGGCCTCTGGGACGACGGTGCCGGGAGCAGCTATGCCGTCGGTCAGGGTGGCGTCATGCTGCGGTCGCGCGCGAACGGTCCGTGGGTAGCGATCTCGCTGAACACGACCGAGACGCTGACCGGCGTGTGGGGCTCGTCGCCCACCGATATCTGGATTGTGGGTGCCGGCGGTGTCCTGTTCCACGGTGACGGCGTGAGCTTTGCTCCGGTGTCGAGCGGCACGACGACCACCCTGCTCGAAGTGTGGGGGCTCGCCGTCAACGACGTGTACATCGCCGGTGATCGCGGGGTCATTCTGCACTACGATGGCACGACATGGACGCAGCAGGCCACGCCGGTGACCGAGGACCTCTGGGGAATCTGGGGGGCGAACAGCACCAACGTGTTCGTGGTCGGCAACAACGGCGTGATCCTGCGCTCCAACGGCACGACGTGGCAACGCATGACGACACCGAGTGGGAACCCGTTGTTCGACGTGTGGGGCACGAGCGTGGGCAACGTGTTTGCCGTGGGGATCTTCGGCACGATTCTTCGCTTCGACGGCGTGCAGTGGAGCACGATGACGGCACCGGGGCGCGCGAATCTCTTTGCGATGCGCGGTCGTGCGTTCAACGACGTCTACGCCGTCGGCAATGGTGGGGCGACCTATCACTTCGACGGCACCACCTGGCGTGGGCTGTCGATCGGCTCGGGACAGAATCTGCGGGCGATTGCCCCGCGCGGTGACGGCACGTTGCGAGTCGCGGGCTGGTGGGGAACGGTGATCACCCTGCGCGGAACGGGCGTCGCGGCAACGGCCACGACCGAACTGTCCGACCCTGCCCTGCTCTCAGTCTATGGCGCGAGCAGCGGCGACATGTTCGCCGTAGGCCTCGGCGGCGCCGTGTATCGCCGAGCCGGAACGTCCTGGCTGCAGGAGCCGGTCCCGTCGGTGAACGACCTATACGGCATCAGCGGTAACGGACCAACGGACATCGTGGCCGTGGGCGACACCGGTTCGGTGCTGCGTTACAATGGCAGCGCGTGGACGCGCGAGAGCGCGCCGACCACGGGACTCTTGCGTGCGGTGTGGAGTGGCGGCGGGCAGCACGTGATCGTGGGCGAGCGCGGAACGATTCTGCGCTCGAACGGCACAGGCTGGTCACCGCAACAGAGCGGAACGCAGCAGTTCCTGCGTGGCGTCTGGGGCACCGATCCAGCCAATGTGTACGCCGTCGGCGATGCCGGCACCGTGCTCCGCTTCGACGGAGGTCGATGGCAGTCGTTGATCGTGCCGTCCACGAGTCGCCTGCGTGCCGTGTGGGGCAGCAGCGCGAACGACATCTTCGTGGTCGGCGATTCCGGCACGGCACTGCGCTACGATGGCGTGGCCTGGGAGCGATTCACGCCGCCGACCACGCGCGACTTGCGCACGCTGTGGGGTCGCGGCCCAACGGAAGTGTACGCAGCGGGCGACAGCGGCACGGTATTGCGTTTCACCGGCGCGGGGTGGCAAACACTGACCACCCCGGCGCGCGGATTCATCTACGCGATGTTCGGCGTTCCCAACACGCCCGGGCTCGCGCTCGTGGGTGAAGGGGCCCGCATCGTGGAAGGCCAGCCGTAG
- a CDS encoding type II secretion system F family protein — MSERPASSAGTTRWRYQAADAQGAMSRGELEAVSAEAAVDQLRRRALWVIDLEPTSEAAAAAATVASGAGTSTAGFLDRLSRRTSDREEALAILTRSVATLLESGVPLERALAFAASGETDVRWQQIFAGLQAAVTRGESLSEAAARVDALPRAYAPLLAAAEASGSLAATFARLADDLEARSQLRARVRAALVYPALLALASTVGTVVILVVVVPRFADLIAGAGGTVPASTRLLIGLSALLSRFGWLLAVALVLAGTAVRQSLQDVSRRRAWHAARLRWPLVGRFEREQAAAGYLSTLAVALESGVPLLRAMALARGTVGNDALAERLAIAESAVRDGGSVSQALAGSLTSLATRLLEAGEQGGALAPLARRAATAAGEQVQRVITSAVALIEPVMILGFGGIVGFVALALLQAIYGINASSF; from the coding sequence GTGAGTGAGCGCCCGGCATCATCGGCGGGAACGACACGGTGGCGCTATCAGGCGGCCGATGCGCAGGGCGCGATGTCGCGCGGTGAGCTCGAGGCGGTCTCGGCGGAGGCGGCCGTGGACCAACTGCGCCGTCGCGCGTTGTGGGTGATCGATCTCGAGCCGACGTCGGAGGCGGCGGCCGCTGCGGCAACTGTAGCGAGCGGGGCCGGCACGTCGACAGCCGGATTCCTGGATCGGCTGTCACGCCGGACCAGCGACCGCGAGGAAGCGCTGGCGATCCTGACGCGGTCGGTCGCGACGTTGCTGGAATCGGGCGTGCCGCTGGAGCGTGCCCTCGCGTTCGCGGCGAGCGGCGAGACGGACGTACGATGGCAACAGATCTTTGCCGGGCTCCAAGCGGCCGTCACACGCGGCGAATCGCTTTCCGAGGCGGCGGCCCGCGTTGACGCGCTTCCGCGCGCCTACGCCCCTCTGCTGGCCGCGGCCGAGGCATCGGGCAGCTTGGCCGCCACGTTCGCTCGGCTGGCGGATGATCTCGAGGCGCGGAGTCAGCTGCGCGCCCGCGTGCGTGCCGCCCTGGTGTATCCCGCGCTCTTGGCGTTGGCGTCGACGGTGGGCACCGTCGTTATTCTGGTGGTCGTGGTGCCCCGCTTCGCCGATCTGATCGCCGGCGCCGGCGGCACGGTACCGGCCAGTACCAGACTGCTGATCGGGCTGAGTGCCCTGCTCTCGCGCTTCGGCTGGCTGCTGGCGGTGGCCCTGGTGCTGGCAGGCACCGCTGTGCGCCAGTCGCTTCAGGATGTCTCGCGGCGGAGAGCCTGGCATGCCGCCCGTTTGCGGTGGCCGCTGGTCGGCCGATTCGAACGTGAGCAGGCCGCGGCCGGCTACCTCAGTACGCTGGCAGTGGCGCTCGAATCCGGGGTGCCTCTCCTGCGCGCGATGGCGCTGGCCCGTGGCACCGTGGGCAACGACGCCCTCGCGGAACGGTTGGCCATCGCGGAATCCGCCGTGAGAGACGGAGGCTCGGTCTCCCAGGCGCTGGCCGGCTCGCTCACGTCGCTCGCGACGCGGCTTCTCGAAGCCGGCGAGCAGGGCGGCGCGCTGGCCCCATTGGCCCGCCGAGCCGCGACGGCCGCCGGCGAGCAGGTCCAGCGGGTAATCACCAGTGCCGTGGCGTTGATCGAGCCGGTGATGATCCTCGGCTTTGGCGGCATCGTAGGCTTCGTCGCGCTGGCGCTGCTCCAAGCGATCTACGGGATTAACGCCAGCAGCTTCTGA
- a CDS encoding DUF1501 domain-containing protein: MSDESTEDGCQEYQQLARRDFLTLAGGVGVSALLPTWIPKVVLAQTSNGSRDIIVSVFLSGGTDGLSLVVPFGDPDYYTGRPNIAVPRPDAAGAGPKAVALDNFFGFSPGMAPLMPAYTNGDLLVAHATGSINNSRSHFDAQRYLEVGKPADPRISGGWLGRHLATSTPMRADAPLRGLGFTSGLPLTLSGGPKTLPIPNPANFTIGGSGTTATARADWLAANHASAVNPVSANALDATNTIALLQRINFTGYAAANGAVYPTSGFGQALRSTAALIKADVGVEAVHAFNGGWDTHATQGPIATLDGGFMHGKMLDLANSLAAFHADLIQGTTSYGVTVVVISEFGRNARENGNRGTDHGRGNVAFAMGKKINGGRVLTNGWPGLARENLENGQDLRVTLDHRDIFAEIVQNRLGNSNLSVVFPDYTPRFRNVTKA; this comes from the coding sequence ATGAGTGATGAATCGACAGAAGACGGGTGCCAGGAATACCAGCAGCTGGCGCGACGCGATTTCCTGACGTTGGCCGGCGGCGTGGGGGTCAGTGCCTTGCTGCCCACCTGGATTCCCAAGGTCGTGCTGGCGCAGACGTCGAACGGCAGCCGCGACATCATCGTCTCGGTCTTCCTGAGCGGCGGCACCGACGGACTCTCGCTGGTGGTGCCGTTCGGCGACCCTGACTACTACACGGGGCGTCCGAACATCGCGGTTCCCCGTCCCGATGCCGCCGGCGCGGGTCCGAAGGCCGTGGCACTCGACAACTTTTTTGGCTTCTCGCCAGGCATGGCGCCGCTGATGCCGGCGTACACGAATGGCGATTTGCTGGTCGCGCATGCCACCGGCTCGATCAACAATTCGCGTTCGCACTTCGATGCGCAGCGCTATCTGGAAGTCGGCAAGCCGGCGGACCCGCGCATCAGTGGTGGCTGGCTCGGCCGACATCTGGCCACCAGCACCCCGATGCGTGCGGATGCGCCGCTGCGCGGGCTCGGGTTCACGTCGGGCTTGCCGCTCACGCTTTCCGGCGGACCGAAGACCCTGCCGATTCCGAATCCGGCGAACTTCACGATCGGTGGAAGCGGGACGACCGCGACGGCCCGCGCTGATTGGCTGGCCGCCAATCACGCGAGCGCGGTGAATCCCGTATCGGCGAATGCGCTTGATGCCACGAACACCATCGCGTTGCTGCAGCGCATCAACTTCACCGGATACGCCGCGGCAAATGGCGCGGTCTATCCGACCAGCGGATTCGGTCAGGCGCTGCGTTCCACCGCGGCGCTGATCAAGGCCGATGTTGGCGTAGAGGCGGTACACGCCTTCAACGGCGGCTGGGATACCCATGCCACGCAGGGACCGATCGCCACGCTGGACGGTGGCTTCATGCACGGCAAGATGCTCGATCTCGCCAACTCGCTCGCCGCCTTCCACGCAGACCTGATTCAGGGAACGACCTCGTACGGTGTGACCGTGGTCGTGATCTCCGAATTTGGCCGCAATGCGCGTGAGAACGGCAATCGCGGCACTGACCATGGTCGCGGAAACGTGGCCTTTGCGATGGGCAAGAAGATCAACGGTGGGCGTGTCCTCACGAACGGCTGGCCCGGATTGGCGCGCGAGAATCTCGAGAACGGGCAGGACCTTCGCGTTACCCTCGACCATCGCGACATCTTCGCCGAGATCGTCCAGAACCGACTGGGCAACAGCAACCTGTCGGTCGTGTTTCCGGACTATACGCCGCGTTTCCGCAACGTGACCAAGGCGTAG
- a CDS encoding M28 family peptidase has translation MRSVSSFRRSSLLPTLLLGLGLVAPFAPHAQSTPSRSAARSAPADPDVFLLPLVGRGDALKIGVPANVSRRAGYDNQPSFQRDSRALYFTSNRGDGQSDIYRNDFSTGLTAPLRATKPESEYSAMPTLDGKSITVIRVEADSTQRLAQFPNDGAAPTVLFPAIKPVGYFAQADDSTWAMFVLGSPATLQLARTGAGREQTTGEVIASNVGRSLHRIPGTAHVSYVQKGGATWYVMRLDPVSRRLDTLIALPKGSEDVAWVDSTTLVVGSGAQLMQWRRGTTEWKSLGDLAFAHLANITRLAVSPNGQWLALVAEPQSRAAAPSPLATKMPVDRIDAASVKRNIGILAADSMEGRMTGSRGQERAAIWLEKQYRAAGLTPAGDSGTFRQHIPLRIAQGPANAPGRTRPAPVASWAAWDSLPAEQRLRTSNVAAMIRGSDPVLRDEVVLVTAHYDHIGIREPVDGDSINNGADDDASGNVALVEMAKALMKGPRPKRTILFMSITGEEVGGFGTSWYIRHPLLPLEQTVVDLNVEMIAHADSLAGGFGKAWLTGYERSTLGDLLADNGIPLVPDPRPGQNFFSRSDNVAFARIGIPAHSLSSYNLVTPYHSPKDEASIVNVEHMAQVISATTKAVRLLSDGPKPTWHPGGRPDAPAPRPPR, from the coding sequence ATGCGTTCTGTCTCTTCGTTTCGTCGCTCGTCCCTTCTGCCGACGCTGCTGCTCGGGCTCGGTCTGGTCGCGCCGTTCGCGCCGCATGCGCAGAGCACGCCGTCGCGTTCGGCCGCACGATCGGCGCCGGCCGATCCCGATGTATTTCTGCTGCCACTCGTGGGCCGGGGTGATGCGCTCAAGATCGGCGTTCCCGCCAACGTGTCGCGCCGCGCCGGATACGACAATCAGCCGTCGTTCCAGCGGGACTCACGCGCGCTGTACTTCACGTCGAACCGTGGCGACGGACAGAGCGACATCTACCGCAACGACTTCAGCACCGGACTCACCGCCCCGCTGCGTGCCACGAAGCCGGAAAGCGAGTACTCGGCCATGCCGACGCTCGACGGCAAGTCGATCACCGTGATTCGCGTCGAGGCCGACTCCACGCAACGCCTCGCGCAGTTTCCCAATGATGGCGCGGCACCAACCGTGCTTTTTCCCGCCATCAAGCCGGTGGGGTATTTCGCGCAAGCCGACGACAGTACATGGGCGATGTTCGTGCTCGGCTCGCCTGCGACGCTGCAACTCGCGCGCACCGGTGCCGGCCGTGAGCAGACCACGGGTGAGGTGATCGCCAGCAATGTCGGGCGTTCATTGCATCGCATTCCCGGCACCGCACACGTGAGTTACGTGCAGAAGGGTGGTGCCACGTGGTACGTGATGCGACTCGATCCGGTCTCGCGTCGGCTCGATACGCTTATCGCGTTGCCGAAAGGCAGCGAAGATGTGGCGTGGGTCGACAGCACCACGCTGGTGGTAGGGAGCGGCGCCCAGCTCATGCAGTGGCGTCGCGGTACCACCGAGTGGAAGTCCCTCGGCGATCTCGCCTTCGCGCATCTGGCGAACATCACGCGACTCGCCGTGAGTCCGAACGGACAGTGGCTGGCGCTTGTCGCTGAGCCACAGTCGCGCGCCGCCGCACCGTCGCCGTTGGCGACAAAGATGCCGGTCGACCGGATCGACGCGGCGTCGGTGAAGCGCAACATCGGGATACTCGCCGCCGATTCGATGGAAGGGCGCATGACCGGATCGCGCGGACAGGAGCGCGCCGCGATCTGGCTCGAGAAGCAGTATCGCGCGGCGGGTCTCACACCGGCGGGCGACTCCGGCACGTTCCGGCAGCATATCCCGCTACGCATCGCGCAGGGGCCGGCCAATGCCCCCGGCCGCACGCGTCCGGCACCCGTGGCGTCGTGGGCGGCGTGGGACTCGCTCCCGGCCGAGCAGCGGCTGCGCACCTCGAACGTGGCGGCGATGATCCGCGGCAGCGATCCCGTACTGCGCGATGAAGTGGTGTTAGTCACGGCGCACTACGATCACATCGGTATTCGGGAGCCTGTTGATGGAGACTCCATCAACAATGGCGCCGACGATGACGCCTCGGGGAATGTGGCGCTGGTCGAGATGGCGAAGGCGCTCATGAAGGGACCGCGCCCCAAGCGCACCATTCTGTTCATGTCGATCACGGGTGAAGAAGTGGGTGGCTTCGGCACCAGTTGGTACATCCGTCATCCGTTGTTGCCACTCGAGCAGACGGTAGTCGATCTCAACGTGGAGATGATCGCGCACGCCGATTCGCTCGCCGGCGGTTTCGGCAAAGCGTGGCTGACCGGCTACGAACGCTCCACGTTGGGCGACTTGCTGGCGGACAATGGTATTCCGCTCGTCCCCGACCCGCGGCCGGGGCAGAACTTCTTCTCACGCAGTGACAATGTGGCGTTCGCGCGCATCGGTATCCCCGCGCACTCGCTGTCATCGTACAATCTCGTAACGCCATACCATTCCCCGAAGGACGAGGCGTCGATCGTGAATGTCGAACACATGGCGCAGGTGATTTCCGCCACCACGAAGGCCGTGCGACTCTTGTCGGATGGTCCCAAGCCCACCTGGCATCCGGGCGGTCGCCCCGATGCACCCGCACCGCGGCCTCCGCGATGA
- a CDS encoding GlsB/YeaQ/YmgE family stress response membrane protein produces MSLLWTAIIGLIAGALAKAIMPGRDPGGLIITMLLGVAGALLGTFLGRTVGWYQPGEAAGLIAAVVGAVVLLLVYRSIAGRRSAN; encoded by the coding sequence ATGTCACTTTTATGGACTGCTATCATCGGCCTTATTGCGGGCGCACTCGCCAAAGCGATCATGCCCGGCCGTGATCCCGGCGGCCTCATCATTACGATGCTGCTCGGCGTCGCTGGTGCCTTGCTCGGCACGTTTCTCGGTCGCACCGTGGGCTGGTATCAGCCTGGCGAAGCGGCTGGTCTGATCGCGGCCGTTGTGGGCGCCGTCGTGCTGCTGTTGGTCTATCGCAGCATCGCAGGGCGTCGTTCCGCGAACTAA
- a CDS encoding rhodanese-like domain-containing protein, with the protein MDHYPGFLAHVEGRRPNVHEVTIADTLATLAADAAAVLIDVREDREWNAGHAAQAIHVARGVIERDIEKLVPDPATPLYLYCGGGFRSILSSDSLQQMGYTNVHSVIGGWRGWQEQGAPVTMPGSDTP; encoded by the coding sequence ATGGATCACTACCCAGGATTTCTCGCCCACGTCGAGGGCCGTCGCCCGAACGTGCATGAAGTGACGATAGCCGACACACTGGCCACGCTGGCGGCCGACGCCGCGGCCGTGCTGATCGACGTGCGCGAAGACCGCGAATGGAATGCCGGTCACGCTGCGCAGGCGATTCACGTAGCGCGAGGCGTGATCGAGCGCGACATCGAGAAGCTCGTGCCTGACCCGGCCACGCCGCTGTACCTATACTGCGGTGGTGGCTTTCGCTCCATCCTGTCGTCCGACTCGCTGCAGCAGATGGGCTACACGAACGTGCACTCGGTGATTGGCGGCTGGCGAGGATGGCAAGAGCAGGGCGCCCCGGTGACCATGCCAGGCTCCGACACACCGTAG
- a CDS encoding YfiT family bacillithiol transferase: protein MSGTPDVATDAQRYPIGRFQRQAEISTEQRAEHIARIAAQPANLAAAISGLSASDFAAPYRPGGWSVRQLVHHMADSHANAYIRVKLALTEHEPTIKPYDQDAWVALADSELVSPLVSLTMFTAIHERLVAVLHSLEPAPFARKLVHPENGPMTIDQVVALYAWHGDHHVRHIQLFRESR from the coding sequence ATGTCCGGCACGCCTGACGTCGCTACCGACGCGCAACGCTACCCCATCGGTCGTTTCCAGCGACAGGCTGAAATCTCCACTGAACAGCGCGCTGAGCACATCGCACGGATCGCCGCGCAGCCCGCCAATCTCGCGGCGGCCATCAGTGGCTTGTCCGCGTCCGACTTCGCGGCGCCGTATCGGCCGGGTGGTTGGAGCGTGAGACAGCTCGTGCACCATATGGCAGACAGTCATGCCAACGCGTACATCCGCGTGAAGCTGGCGCTGACCGAGCACGAGCCGACCATCAAGCCCTACGATCAGGATGCCTGGGTCGCCCTCGCCGACAGCGAGCTGGTGTCGCCGCTCGTCTCGCTCACGATGTTCACCGCGATTCATGAACGGCTCGTCGCGGTGCTCCACTCGCTCGAACCTGCACCGTTCGCGCGCAAGCTGGTGCATCCGGAAAACGGCCCCATGACGATCGACCAAGTGGTCGCGCTGTACGCGTGGCACGGCGATCACCACGTGCGGCACATTCAGCTGTTCCGCGAATCGCGATAA
- a CDS encoding Ig-like domain-containing protein: MKTLMRFAAVMGVVLLAACGDGSSGVTTPPAPVVSRVEVSAATTALTPSQTVQFSAVARTSSGTIVSSAPVWTSTAPAIASVSASGIVTGVAAGSATIRATVGSVSGTLDVTVTSGAGVLATIVVDAQDRTIPLGQLTQATVSGRDALGGTAALGTRAVTWSTSNASIATITSAGVVTGVGVGTVNLQVSVADGATPKTGTVQLIVTSIPNAPTSADVVMPGLTFSPAETIVKQGGTVRFVFPALAHNVIWDPRLAGSPTDINTTSNVTVSRTFPSVGVFQFKCTLHPGMDGTVIVSP; this comes from the coding sequence ATGAAGACCCTCATGCGTTTCGCCGCGGTCATGGGCGTCGTGCTGTTGGCCGCGTGCGGCGACGGGTCGTCGGGCGTGACGACGCCGCCGGCGCCGGTCGTGTCGCGCGTCGAGGTGTCGGCCGCCACGACGGCGCTTACGCCGTCGCAAACGGTGCAGTTCTCCGCCGTGGCGCGGACGTCGAGCGGCACGATCGTCAGCAGCGCGCCGGTATGGACGTCCACCGCGCCAGCGATCGCGTCGGTCAGCGCGTCGGGCATCGTGACGGGCGTCGCGGCTGGCTCCGCGACGATCCGCGCGACGGTGGGCTCCGTGAGTGGTACGCTCGATGTCACGGTCACCTCGGGCGCCGGTGTGCTGGCCACGATCGTGGTCGACGCGCAGGACCGCACGATTCCGCTGGGGCAGCTCACGCAAGCCACGGTGAGTGGACGGGACGCGCTTGGCGGGACGGCGGCCCTTGGTACACGCGCGGTCACCTGGAGCACGAGCAACGCGTCGATCGCCACGATTACGTCAGCCGGTGTGGTGACCGGTGTGGGAGTGGGTACTGTGAACCTGCAGGTGTCGGTGGCCGACGGCGCCACACCGAAAACCGGTACCGTGCAGTTGATCGTCACGAGCATTCCCAATGCACCCACCTCGGCCGATGTCGTTATGCCGGGACTGACGTTCAGCCCCGCTGAAACGATCGTGAAGCAGGGCGGCACCGTACGCTTTGTCTTCCCCGCATTGGCGCACAACGTGATCTGGGATCCGCGGCTTGCCGGCTCGCCGACCGATATCAACACCACGAGCAACGTCACCGTATCGCGCACGTTTCCGTCGGTCGGTGTGTTTCAGTTCAAGTGCACGCTGCACCCGGGCATGGATGGCACCGTGATCGTGAGTCCGTAA
- a CDS encoding DUF1800 domain-containing protein: MSTNADLPEAVTEAALADDSRPSRRRFFTLGASAAVGLAAAQTLEAQRPKSRGSSPFPNGQTSNAAADASAAWGDPVLRLVRRITMGMNPEEVALARRLGYAGYLDYQLRAAAIDDSAIETIIASRLPMTQMAAATLATQDGNEVANQLADATWYRAAFSKAQLRERMVEFWTDHFTISLNKVGYLKLVDDRDVIRPFAMRTFPELLRATSESGAMLVYLDQNRSRTPTPNQNYAREIMELHTLGVDGGYSQTDVAELSRILTGWTTTGPGMFAFNRNFHDRNAKTFLGRSFPAMLATATDVQLKSEGDAAIQMLVAHPSTAAYISLKMARWLLAYEPPQAVVDAMAATYLATGGDITAMIRTILSGKNLLAAPAKYKRPFHLAISAMRGMSASVVNIRAARQRADQMGMPVFMWEQPNGYPDRVDWWSGLVMSRWSYMQYLSTQTSATTTRVDSAPFRVPDTADGVVAQIAARMYGGELPPALRTQLLTYLRGGTYSDARVRETIALASSAQEYQWF, translated from the coding sequence ATGTCGACGAACGCTGATCTACCGGAAGCAGTGACCGAGGCCGCGCTCGCCGACGACAGCCGGCCGAGTCGTCGTCGCTTCTTTACGCTCGGCGCCTCGGCGGCGGTCGGACTGGCTGCCGCACAGACGCTCGAAGCGCAGCGCCCGAAGAGCCGCGGCAGCAGTCCGTTTCCCAACGGACAGACGTCGAACGCCGCCGCGGATGCATCGGCGGCGTGGGGCGACCCGGTTCTTCGTCTCGTGCGGCGCATCACGATGGGGATGAATCCGGAGGAAGTCGCGCTCGCCCGTCGGTTGGGATACGCCGGCTATCTCGACTATCAGCTCCGTGCGGCCGCCATCGACGACAGCGCGATCGAGACGATCATCGCGTCGCGCCTGCCCATGACACAGATGGCGGCGGCGACACTGGCCACGCAGGACGGCAACGAAGTCGCGAACCAGCTCGCCGACGCCACATGGTACCGTGCCGCGTTTTCGAAGGCACAACTACGCGAGCGGATGGTGGAGTTCTGGACCGATCACTTCACGATCAGTCTGAACAAGGTCGGCTATCTCAAGCTGGTCGATGACCGCGACGTGATCCGTCCGTTCGCCATGCGGACGTTTCCCGAGCTGTTGCGCGCGACGTCGGAGAGCGGCGCGATGCTGGTGTATCTCGACCAGAATCGTAGTCGCACGCCCACGCCGAACCAGAATTACGCGCGCGAGATCATGGAGCTCCACACGCTGGGCGTGGACGGCGGCTATTCGCAGACCGATGTCGCGGAACTCTCGCGCATTCTTACGGGGTGGACGACCACGGGTCCGGGCATGTTCGCGTTCAACCGCAACTTCCACGACCGCAACGCTAAGACCTTTCTGGGGCGCTCGTTCCCGGCGATGCTGGCGACGGCGACGGACGTGCAGCTGAAAAGCGAAGGCGATGCGGCGATTCAGATGCTCGTCGCGCATCCGAGCACGGCCGCGTACATCTCGCTGAAGATGGCGCGCTGGCTGCTGGCGTACGAGCCTCCGCAGGCGGTGGTCGACGCAATGGCCGCGACCTATCTCGCGACGGGCGGCGATATCACGGCCATGATCCGTACGATCTTGTCGGGCAAGAACCTGCTGGCGGCGCCGGCCAAGTACAAGCGCCCGTTCCACCTCGCGATCTCCGCGATGCGCGGCATGAGCGCGTCGGTCGTCAACATCCGCGCGGCCCGTCAGCGCGCCGACCAAATGGGCATGCCCGTCTTCATGTGGGAGCAGCCCAATGGCTATCCCGACCGGGTGGACTGGTGGAGCGGCCTCGTGATGTCGCGGTGGTCGTACATGCAGTATCTGTCGACGCAGACGAGCGCGACCACCACCCGCGTGGATTCGGCACCGTTCCGGGTACCTGACACGGCCGACGGCGTCGTCGCGCAGATTGCGGCACGGATGTACGGCGGCGAGCTCCCACCGGCGCTACGCACGCAGCTGCTCACGTACCTGCGTGGCGGTACCTACAGTGACGCGCGCGTGCGCGAAACCATCGCGCTCGCGAGCAGCGCGCAGGAGTACCAGTGGTTCTGA